A stretch of the Equus caballus isolate H_3958 breed thoroughbred chromosome X, TB-T2T, whole genome shotgun sequence genome encodes the following:
- the MED12 gene encoding mediator of RNA polymerase II transcription subunit 12 isoform X1: protein MAAFGILSYEHRPLKRPRLGPPDVYPQDPKQKEDELTALNVKQGFNNQPAVSGDEHGSAKNVNFNPAKISSNFSSIIAEKLRCNTLPDTGRRKPQVNQKDNFWLVTARSQSAINTWFTDLAGTKPLTQLAKKVPIFSKKEEVFGYLAKYTVPVMRAAWLIKMTCAYYAAITETKVKKRHVIDPFMEWTQIITKYLWEQLQKMAEYYRPGPAGSGGCGSTIGPLPHDVEVAIRQWDYNEKLAMFMFQDGMLDRHEFLTWVLECFEKIRPGEDELLKLLLPLLLRYSGEFVQSAYLSRRLAYFCTRRLALQLDGVSSHSSHVMSAQSTGTLPTTPAPQPPTSSTPSTPFSDLLMCPQHRPLVFGLSCILQTILLCCPSALVWHYSLTDSRIKTGSPLDHLPIAPSNLPMPEGNSAFTQQVRAKLREIEQQIKERGQAVEVRWSFDKCQEATAGFTIGRVLHTLEVLDSHSFERSDFSNSLDSLCNRIFGLGPSKDGHEISSDDDAVVSLLCEWAVSCKRSGRHRAMVVAKLLEKRQAEIEAERCGESEAADEKGSIASGSLSAPSAPIFQDVLLQFLDTQAPMLTDPRSESERVEFFNLVLLFCELIRHDVFSHNMYTCTLISRGDLAFGAPGPRPPSPFDDPADDPERKEAEGSSSSKLEDPGLSESMDIDPSSSVLFEDMEKPDFSLFSPTMPCEGKGSPSPEKPDVEKEVKPPPKEKIEGTLGVLYDQPRHVQYATHFPIPQEESCSHECNQRLVVLFGVGKQRDDARHAIKKITKDILKVLNRKGTAETDQLAPIVPLNPGDLTFLGGEDGQKRRRNRPEAFPTAEDIFAKFQHLSHYDQHQVTAQVSRNVLEQITSFALGMSYHLPLVQHVQFIFDLMEYSLSISGLIDFAIQLLNELSVVEAELLLKSSDLVGSYTTSLCLCIVAVLRHYHACLILNQDQMAQVFEGLCGVVKHGMNRSDGSSAERCILAYLYDLYTSCSHLKSKFGELFSDFCSKVKNTIYCNVEPSESNMRWAPEFMIDTLENPAAHTFTYTGLGKSLSENPANRYSFVCNALMHVCVGHHDPDRVNDIAILCAELTGYCKSLSAEWLGVLKALCCSSNNGTCGFNDLLCNVDVSDLSFHDSLATFVAILIARQCLLLEDLIRCAAIPSLLNAACSEQDSEPGARLTCRILLHLFKTPQLNPCQSDGTPSPDKPTVGIRSSCDRHLLAASQNRIVDGAVFAVLKAVFVLGDAELKGSGFTVTGGTEELPEEEGGGGSGGRRQGGRNISVETASLDVYAKYVLRSICQQEWVGERCLKSLCEDSNDLQDPVLSSAQAQRLMQLICYPHRLLDNEDGENPQRQRIKRILQNLDQWTMRQSSLELQLMIKQTPNNEMNSLLENIAKATIEVFQQSAETGSSSGNTASNMPSSSKTKPVLSSLERSGVWLVAPLIAKLPTSVQGHVLKAAGEELEKGQHLGSSSRKERDRQKQKSMSLLSQQPFLSLVLTCLKGQDEQREGLLTSLYSQVHQIVNNWRDDQYLDDCKPKQLMHEALKLRLNLVGGMFDTVQRSTQQTTEWAVLLLEIIISGTVDMQSNNELFTTVLDMLSVLINGTLAADMSSISQGSMEENKRAYMNLVKKLRKELGERQSDSLEKVRQLLPLPKQTRDVITCEPQGSLIDTKGNKIAGFDSIFKKEGLQVSTKQKISPWDLFEGLKPSAPLSWGWFGTVRVDRRVARGEEQQRLLLYHTHLRPRPRAYYLEPLPLPPEDEEPPAPTPLEPEKKAPEPPKTDKPGAAPPSTEERKKKSTKGKKRSQPAAKTEDYGMGPGRSGPYGVTVPPDLLHHANPGSISHLSYRQGSIGLYTQNQPLPAGGPRVDPYRPMRLPMQKLPTRPPYPGVLPTAVTGVMGLEPSSYKTSVYRQQQPAVPQGQRLRQQLQAKIQSQGMLGQSSVHQMTPSSSYGLQTSQGYTPYVSHVGLQQHTGPAGTMVPPSYSSQPYQSTHPSTNPTLVDPTRHLQQRPSGYVHQQAPTYGHGLTSSQRFSHQTLQQTPMMGTMTPLGAQGVQAGVRSASILPEQQQQQQQQQQQQQQQQQQQQQQQQQQQQQQYHIRQQQQQQILRQQQQQQQQQQQQQQQQQQQQQQQQQQQQAHQQQQQQAAPPQPQPQSQPQFQRQGLQQTQQQQQTAALVRQLQQQLSNTQPQPSTNLFGRF from the exons ATGGCGGCCTTCGGGATCTTGAGCTACGAACACCGGCCCCTGAAGCGGCCGCGGCTGGGGCCTCCCGATGTGTACCCTCAAGATCCCAAACAGAAGGAG GATGAACTGACGGCCCTGAATGTAAAACAAGGCTTCAATAACCAGCCTGCTGTCTCTGGGGATGAACATGGCAGTGCCAAGAACGTCAACTTCAATCCTGCCAAG ATCAGTTCCAACTTCAGCAGCATTATTGCAGAGAAGTTACGTTGTAACACCCTCCCTGACACTGGTCGCAGGAAGCCCCAAGTGAACCAGAAGGACAACTTCTGGCTGGTGACGGCGCGATCCCAGAGTGCCATTAACACCTGGTTCACTGACCTGGCTGGCACCAAGCCACTCACACAACTAGCCAAAAAG GTCCCCATTTTCAGTAAGAAGGAAGAAGTGTTTGGGTACTTAGCCAAATACACAGTGCCTGTGATGCGGGCTGCCTGGCTCATTAAGATGACCTGTGCCTACTATGCAGCAATCACTGAGACCAAGGTTAAGAAGAGACATGTCATTGACCCCTTCATGG AATGGACTCAGATCATCACCAAGTACTTATGGGAGCAGCTGCAAAAGATGGCTGAATACTACCGGCCAGGGCCTGCAGGAAGCGGGGGCTGTGGTTCCACTATAGGGCCCTTGCCCCATGATGTAGAAGTGGCAATCCGGCAGTGGGACTACAATGAGAAGCTGGCCATGTTCATGTTTCAG GATGGAATGCTGGACAGACATGAGTTCCTGACCTGGGTACTTGAGTGTTTTGAGAAAATCCGCCCTGGAGAGGATGAATTGCTTAAACTGCTGTTGCCCCTGCTGCTTCGA TACTCTGGGGAATTCGTTCAGTCTGCATACCTCTCTCGCCGCCTTGCCTACTTCTGTACCCGGAGGCTGGCCCTGCAGCTGGATGGCGTGAGCAGTCACTCGTCTCATGTGATGTCTGCTCAGTCGACAGGCACACTGCCCACCACCCCTGCTCCTCAGCCCCCGACTAGCAGCACACCCTCTACACCCTTTAGTGACCTACTTATGTGCCCTCAGCACCGGCCCCTAGTTTTTGGCCTCAGCTGTATCCTTCAG ACCATCCTCCTGTGTTGTCCTAGTGCCCTGGTTTGGCACTACTCACTGACTGATAGCCGAATTAAGACTGGCTCACCACTTGACCACCTGCCTATTGCCCCCTCCAACCTGCCCATGCCAGAGGGCAACAGTGCCTTCACTCAGCAG GTCCGTGCAAAGTTGCGGGAGATTGAGCAGCAGATCAAGGAGCGAGGACAGGCAGTTGAGGTTCGCTGGTCTTTTGATAAGTGCCAGGAAGCTACTGCAG GCTTCACCATTGGACGGGTGCTCCATACTTTGGAAGTGCTGGACAGCCATAGTTTTGAGCGCTCTGACTTCAGCAACTCTCTTGACTCCTTGTGTAACCGAATCTTTGGATTGGGGCCTAGCAAGGATGGGCATGAG ATCTCCTCAGATGATGATGCTGTGGTATCATTACTGTGTGAATGGGCTGTCAGCTGCAAGCGTTCTGGTCGGCATCGTGCTATGGTGGTAGCCAAGCTGCTGGAGAAGAGACAGGCAGAGATTGAGGCTGAG CGTTGTGGAGAATCAGAAGCCGCAGATGAAAAGGGTTCCATCGCCTCTGGCTCCCTTTCTGCTCCTAGTGCTCCCATTTTCCAGGATGTTCTCCTGCAGTTTCTGGATACACAGGCTCCCATGCTGA CGGACCCCCGAAGTGAGAGTGAGCGGGTGGAGTTCTTTAACTTGGTACTGCTGTTCTGTGAACTCATTCGACATGATGTTTTCTCCCACAACATGTATACTTGCACCCTCATCTCCCGAGGGGACCTTGCCTTTGGAGCCCCTGGTCCCCGGCCTCCCTCTCCCTTTGATGACCCTGCTGATGACCCAGAGCGCAAGGAGGCTGAGGGCAGCAGCAGTAGCAAGCTGGAG GATCCGGGGCTCTCGGAGTCTATGGACATAGACCCTAGTTCCAGTGTACTGTTTGAGGACATGGAGAAGCCTGATTTCTCA TTGTTCTCTCCTACTATGCCCTGTGAGGGGAAGGGCAGTCCATCCCCTGAGAAACCAGATGTTGAGAAGGAGGTGAAGCCCCCACCCAAGGAGAAGATAGAAGGGACCCTTGGGGTTCTTTATGACCAGCCACGGCATGTGCAGTATGCCACACACTTTCCCATCCCCCAG GAGGAGTCATGCAGCCATGAGTGCAACCAGCGGTTGGTCGTACTGTTTGGGGTGGGAAAGCAGCGAGATGATGCCCGACATGCCATCAAGAAAATAACCAAGGATATCCTGAAGGTTCTGAACCGCAAGGGGACGGCGGAAACTG ACCAGCTTGCTCCTATTGTGCCTCTGAATCCTGGAGACCTGACATTCTTAG GTGGGGAGGATGGGCAGAAGCGACGGCGCAACCGGCCTGAAGCCTTCCCCACTGCTGAAGATATCTTTGCTAAGTTCCAGCATCTTTCACATTATGACCAACACCAGGTCACGGCTCAG GTCTCCCGGAATGTTCTGGAGCAGATCACGAGTTTTGCCCTTGGCATGTCATACCACTTGCCTCTGGTGCAGCATGTGCAGTTCATCTTCGACCTCATGGAATATTCACTCAGCATCAGTGGCCTCATCGACTTTGCCATTCAG CTACTGAATGAACTGAGTGTAGTTGAGGCTGAGTTGCTTCTCAAATCCTCGGATCTGGTGGGCAGCTACACTACCAGCCTGTGCCTGTGCATTGTGGCTGTCCTGCGGCACTATCATGCCTGCCTCATCCTCAACCAGGACCAGATGGCACAGGTCTTTGAGGG GCTGTGTGGCGTAGTGAAGCATGGGATGAACCGGTCAGATGGCTCCTCTGCAGAACGCTGTATCCTTGCTTATCTCTATGATCTGTACACCTCCTGTAGCCATTTAAAGAGCAAATTTGGGGAGCTCTTCAG CGACTTCTGCTCCAAGGTGAAGAACACCATCTACTGCAACGTGGAGCCGTCAGAATCCAATATGCGCTGGGCACCTGAGTTCATGATTGACACTCTGGAGAACCCTGCAGCTCACACCTTCACCTACACGGGGCTAGGCAAGAGTCTTAGTGAGAACCCTGCTAACCGCTACAGCTTTGTCTGCAATGCCCTTATGCACGTCTGTGTGGGGCACCATGATCCCGATAG GGTGAATGACATCGCAATCCTGTGTGCAGAGCTGACCGGCTATTGCAAGTCACTGAGTGCGGAATGGCTAGGAGTCCTTAAAGCCTTGTGCTGCTCCTCTAACAATGGCACTTGTGGTTTCAACGACCTCCTCTGCAATGTAGAT GTCAGTGACCTGTCTTTTCATGATTCCCTGGCTACTTTTGTTGCCATCCTCATCGCTCGGCAGTGTTTGCTCCTAGAGGATCTGATTCGCTGTGCTGCCATCCCTTCACTCCTTAATGCTG CTTGCAGTGAGCAGGATTCTGAGCCCGGGGCCCGACTTACCTGCCGCATCCTCCTTCACCTTTTCAAGACACCTCAACTCAATCCTTGCCAGTCGGATGGAA CTCCTTCCCCAGACAAGCCTACTGTAGGAATCCGCTCCTCCTGTGACCGCCACCTGCTGGCTGCCTCCCAGAACCGCATCGTGGATGGAGCTGTGTTTGCTGTTCTCAAGGCTGTGTTTGTACTTG GCGATGCGGAACTGAAGGGTTCAGGCTTCACTGTGACAGGAGGAACAGAAGAACTtccagaggaggaggggggaggtggCAGTGGCGGTCGGAGGCAGGGTGGCCGCAACATCTCTGTGGAGACAGCCAGTCTGGATGTCTATGCCAAGTACGTGCTGCGCAGCATCTGCCAACAG GAATGGGTAGGAGAACGTTGCCTTAAATCGCTGTGTGAGGACAGCAATGACCTACAAGACCCAGTGTTGAGTAGCGCCCAGGCCCAGCGCCTCATGCAGCTCATCTGCTACCCACATCGGCTGCTGGACAATGAGGATGGGGAAAATCCCCAGCGACAACGCATTAAGCGTATTCTCCAG AACTTGGACCAGTGGACCATGCGTCAGTCTTCCCTGGAGCTGCAGCTCATGATCAAGCAGACCCCTAACAAT GAGATGAACTCCCTCTTAGAGAACATTGCCAAGGCCACAATCGAGGTGTTCCAACAGTCAGCAGAGACAGGGTCATCTTCTGGAAACACTGCAAGCAACATGCCCAGCAGCAGCAAGACCAAGCCTGTGCTCAG CTCTCTGGAGCGCTCTGGTGTATGGCTGGTGGCCCCCCTCATTGCTAAACTGCCCACCTCAGTCCAGGGGCATGTGTTAAAGGCTGCTGGGGAGGAATTGGAGAAGGGCCAGCACCTGGGTTCCTCTTCCCGCAAAGAACGTGATCGACAAAAGCAAAAGAG TATGTCCCTGTTGAGCCAGCAGCCTTTCTTGTCCCTGGTGCTGACGTGTCTGAAAGGGCAGGATGAGCAGCGTGAGGGACTCCTTACCTCCCTTTACAGCCAAGTGCACCAG ATTGTGAATAATTGGCGAGATGACCAGTACTTAGATGATTGCAAACCAAAGCAGCTAATGCATGAGGCACTCAAACTGCGGCTCAACCTG GTGGGGGGCATGTTTGACACGGTGCAGCGCAGCACCCAACAGACCACAGAGTGGGCTGTGCTCCTCCTGGAGATCATCATCAGCGGCACTGTCGACATGCAGTCCAACAA CGAGCTCTTCACCACTGTATTGGACATGCTGAGCGTGCTCATCAATGGGACCCTGGCTGCGGACATGTCCAGCATCTCTCAAGGCAGCATGGAGGAAAACAAACGCGCCTACATGAACCTGGTGAAGAAGCTGCGG AAAGAGTTGGGGGAGCGCCAATCAGACAGTCTGGAAAAAGTTCGCcagctgctgccactgcccaAGCAGACCCGAGATGTCATCACATGTGAGCCACAGGGCTCCCTTATTGACACCAAGGGCAACAAGATTGCCGGCTTTGATTCCATCTTCAAGAAAGAG GGTCTACAGGTTTCCACCAAACAAAAGATCTCTCCCTGGGATCTTTTTGAGGGGCTGAAGCCGTCTGCACCACTCTCTTGGGGCTGGTTTGGAACAGTCCGGGTCGACAGGCGAGTGGCCCGAGGCGAGGAGCAGCAGCGGTTGCTGCTCTACCACACACACCTGCGGCCCCGGCCCCGTGCCTATTACCTGgagccactgccactgccaccagAGGATGAGGAGCCCCCCGCTCCCACCCCGCTAGAGCCTGAGAAAAAGGCTCCAGAGCCCCCCAAAACTGACAAGCCTGGGGCTGCTCCACCTAGTACTGAGGAACGCAAGAAGAAGTCCACGAAGGGCAAGAAACGCAGCCAGCCTGCTGCCAAGACGGAG GACTATGGAATGGGCCCAGGGCGGAGTGGCCCCTATGGTGTGACCGTGCCTCCGGACCTCCTGCACCACGCCAACCCTGGTTCCATATCCCACCTTAGCTACAGGCAGGGTTCCATAGGCCTGTACACCCAGAACCAGCCACTACCTGCAG GTGGCCCTCGTGTGGACCCATACCGCCCTATGCGGTTACCAATGCAGAAGCTGCCGACCCGACCACCTTACCCTGGAGTGCTACCCACAGCCGTGACTGGCGTCATGGGACTGGAACCCTCTTCCTACAAGACCTCTGTGTACCGACAGCAGCAGCCTGCGGTGCCCCAAGGACAGCGCCTTCGCCAACAGCTCCAGGCAAAGATA CAGAGTCAGGGGATGTTGGGACAGTCATCTGTCCATCAGATGACTCCCAGCTCTTCCTACGGTTTGCAGACCTCCCAG ggCTATACTCCTTATGTTTCTCATGTGGGATTGCAGCAACACACAGGCCCCGCAGGTACCATGGTGCCCCCCAGCTACTCCAGCCAGCCTTATCAGAGCACCCACCCTTCTACCAATCCTACTCTTGTAGATCCTACTCGCCACCTGCAACAGCGGCCCAGTGGCTATGTGCACCAGCAGGCCCCAACCTACGGACATGGGCTGACCTCCAGTCAGAG GTTTTCACACCAGACACTGCAGCAAACACCCATGATGGGTACCATGACTCCACTGGGCGCCCAGGGCGTCCAGGCCGGCGTCCGATCAGCTTCCATCTTGCCtgagcagcagcaacagcagcagcagcagcagcagcagcagcagcaacagcagcagcagcagcagcagcagcagcagcagcagcaacagcagcaataCCACAtccggcagcagcagcagcagcagatccTGCGG cagcagcagcagcaacagcagcagcagcagcagcagcagcaacagcagcagcagcaacagcaacagcagcagcagcaacagcaagcacaccagcagcagcagcagcaggcggctcctccccaaccccagccccagtCCCAGCCCCAG TTCCAGCGCCAGGGGCTTCAGCAGACACAGCAACAGCAACAGACAGCAGCTTTGGTCCGGCAGCTCCAACAACAGCTCTCCA ATACCCAGCCACAGCCCAGTACCAACCTATTTGGACGCTTCTGA